ACAGTCACCAACACTGAAGTTGGAACAAGGTTTATTGTGCAATTACCTTTAACCCAAATGTTGTCGTAGTGCTTGGCGCATCACATCCACAGGTACAGTTTCCCGTTGTAACCAGATTTTTAAAGCGGCTACACCTTGTTGAACGAGCATTTCTAAGCCATCGATCGCAATTAACCCTTGCCTTTGAGCTTGTTGGAGAAATTGTGTCGGGTTAGGAGTATAGATTAAATCGTAGGCGATCGCACCTGGGGATAATTTTTGCATATCTTCTACATTCACCGGAGACTGATTCACCTGGGGATACATACCTACAGGTGTGGTATTAACTAGCAAGTTGGCATGGGGAATAATTTGTGCTAAATCATCCCAGAGATGAACTTGTAATTTTTCTGATAGCGGTGAATTTCCCCAACTATTGCCGAATGCTGCTAATTTCTGCATATTGCGCCCTACAACATGAATTTGGGCAAACCCTAGCTGCTGACAACCTGCTACAACCGCCCTCGCTGCGCCACCATGCCCTAAAATTACCGCTATTTTTTGACTCCAGTCCTGCTGATATGTTGTCTGCAAGGGAGCCATAAATCCTTCTATATCTGTGTTTGTCCCTACCCATTGATGATTTTGGCGGCTAACGGTATTGACTGCGCCTATGGCTCGTGCCGTGGGGCTAATTTCTGATAACAATGGCATAATTGCCTGTTTGTGAGGAATAGTAACGCTAAAACCCACAACGTTGATCGCAGCCAATCCGGCGA
The Nodularia sp. LEGE 06071 genome window above contains:
- a CDS encoding shikimate dehydrogenase produces the protein MTKLLITGKTQLLGVIGHPVAHSLSPLMHNAALAQLGLDYIYLPFPIKPENLEIAIAGLAAINVVGFSVTIPHKQAIMPLLSEISPTARAIGAVNTVSRQNHQWVGTNTDIEGFMAPLQTTYQQDWSQKIAVILGHGGAARAVVAGCQQLGFAQIHVVGRNMQKLAAFGNSWGNSPLSEKLQVHLWDDLAQIIPHANLLVNTTPVGMYPQVNQSPVNVEDMQKLSPGAIAYDLIYTPNPTQFLQQAQRQGLIAIDGLEMLVQQGVAALKIWLQRETVPVDVMRQALRQHLG